Proteins from a genomic interval of Fusarium oxysporum Fo47 chromosome I, complete sequence:
- a CDS encoding major facilitator superfamily domain-containing protein — protein METVQRQECPVTKALPHWRLVIDQAGVTPEVLAYDYQGSGTEQDPFVVQWIPHDPRNPQQWSDSKKWFITAAVATATLTVSLVSSAYTGGMKQIIRDFHLSEEVATLGISLFVLGFALGPLLWAPLSEIFGRQLLFIGTYAGLTIFNAACAGAPNGASLLVFRFLAGSFGSSPLTNAGGAIADMFPPHQRGLAMTLFVAGPSLGPVLGPICGGFLGMNASWRWVMGFLAIFAGVMWIGGTILIPETYAPTLLRRRAAKLSSMTGKVYTSTIDLKQGKVSLRSAIGTSLLRPWILLFKEPIVLLLSIYMAIIYGTLYLFFAAFPVVFEQARGWSQGIEGLAFLGIAVGMLAALIYTIPDNKRYVLLDKKHNGFAPPEARLPPAIIGSFSIPLGLFWFAWTNYPSIHWIVSIMAGAPFGFGLILVFLSIMNYLVDAYTIFAASVLAANSILRSLFGAAFPLFTVQMYDNLGLHWASTVPAFLALACVPFPYLFYVYGARIRIHCKFSAESDAFMQSLKQAQAQNQREQELEEQDNSTEDERTVVDEGVIISSHLTYPRELHAQAY, from the exons ATGGAGACTGTCCAGCGTCAGGAGTGCCCGGTT ACGAAAGCGCTCCCACACTGGCGGCTGGTCATCGATCAGGCTGGCGTTACGCCCGAGGTTCTTGCCTACGACTATCAAGGGTCTGGCACCGAACAAGACCCTTTTGTGGTTCAATGGATTCCACACGACCCAAGAAACCCCCAGCAATGGAGCGACTCTAAGAAATGGTTTATAACAGCAGCCGTTGCAACAGCCACTTTGACTGTTAGTCTGGTATCATCGGCATATACAGGAGGCATGAAACAGATCATCCGAGACTTCCACCTCAGCGAGGAGGTAGCAACTTTGGGCATCTCTCTATTTGTTCTGGGTTTCGCTCTCGGGCCTTTGCTTTGGGCACCACTTAGCGAGATCTTTGGCCGTCAGCTACTGTTTATTGGAACCTATGCTGGCCTTACAATCTTCAATGCAGCCTGTGCTGGTGCTCCTAATGGGGCTTCGCTACTGGTCTTCCGGTTTCTAGCTGGCTCTTTTGGTTCTTCTCCCTTGACCAATGCTGGAGGAGCTATAGCTGATATGTTTCCGCCCCATCAACGAGGCCTAGCGATGACGCTCTTTGTGGCTGGACCGTCCCTTGGTCCAGTCTTGGGCCCAATTTGCGGTGGATTCCTTGGGATGAATGCTAGCTGGCGTTGGGTAATGGGATTCCTTGCCATTTTCGCTGGGGTTATGTGGATTGGAGGaaccatcctcatcccagAAACCTATGCCCCGACACTACTGAGGCGCCGGGCTGCTAAACTGTCTAGCATGACTGGCAAAGTGTATACCAGCACCATTGACTTGAAACAAGGGAAGGTTTCTTTGCGCAGTGCTATTGGCACCTCCTTGCTGAGGCCGTGGATTCTACTCTTCAAGGAACCCATTGTTCTTCTATTATCGATCTATATGGCGATTATCTATGGTACCCTCTACTTGTTCTTCGCCGCGTTTCCAGTCGTTTTTGAACAGGCTCGGGGTTGGAGTCAGGGTATCGAAGGTTTAGCATTTTTGGGTATAGCTGTGGGTATGCTGGCGGCTTTGATTTATACGATCCCTGATAACAAGCGTTATGTTCTCCTCGATAAAAAACACAACGGTTTTGCACCACCAGAAGCGCGGCTCCCACCAGCAATAATTGGCTCTTTTTCCATTCCACTGGGGTTATTTTGGTTCGCTTGGACTAATtatccatccattcattgGATCGTCAGCATCATGGCCGGTGCTCCTTTCGGCTTTGGTCTGATTCTGGTGTTTCTAAGTATCATGAATTATCTGGTCGATGCATATACGATCTTTGCCGCTTCGGTTCTTGCTGCTAATTCGATCCTACGCTCTTTATTTGGCGCAGCCTTTCCGCTATTTACAGTACAGATGTATGACAACTTGGGGCTACATTGGGCATCAACCGTCCCAGCATTCCTGGCATTGGCCTGCGTTCCGTTTCCCTACCTTTTCTACGTATATGGAGCGCGCATCCGGATTCATTGCAAATTTTCAGCTGAATCGGACGCCTTTATGCAAAGTTTGAAGCAAGCCCAGGCCCAGAATCAACGAGAACAGGAGTTAGAGGAGCAGGATAACAGTACCGAGGACGAGCGTACAGTCGTTGACGAAGGAGTTATCATTTCAAGCCACCTTACTTATCCGCGAGAGTTGCATGCTCAAGCTTATTAA